CGACTTGCTGGCTTGTTTATTTTGCGGTTTCAGATTGCGATCAGACAGTTGCCGATGCAAAAAGCAAAGGAGCAATTGTCATGCTGCCTCCGGAAAATATTCCGAATGTGGGCCGGTTCTCCATGTTGATCGATCCGCAAGGAGCCATGTTCGCAGTAATTAAGCTGAATCCGATGAGTTCTTAGCCTGTTTAAATCATCCATGCACGCGTCACAATGGCTGCTGCCATGTGGCGCGCGCTTGTAAGCGTGAACTTGAGGCGAACATCATTCATCGCTTGAAGGATCAATGATTATCAGTTTTGAGAAATACTTTCTATAAAATCCACGATCGCGCGTCAGCAGCCGGTCGGCATGGTTACTTGCATGCGATCCGATCAAAAAATCGGAGATGATGCGCGTCCGTGTGCCACCGGAAGCTCGATACTTTTTCCAGTGCACCCCGGCTTGGAGTGAGGAAATCTGGTCCATTGCAGCAAATTCAACACCCAATTGCTGGAGGGCCTCTTCGGCCAGACGAATGTCTGAAAAACTTGCGGCTATTTCCGCCAGAACAACCTCACAGCCGATCAATTTACCTTCGATCATGCATTCACTGAGTCTCTCAGCCGAACGTGATCCAAATTGAATATCCGCTGTAAAGATATCAAGCAGGACATTCGTATCGACTGCTGTAATCATTTCTCACCCGGACCCCGCAGTGCATTAATGATCTCATCAGTTCGTCGTTTGGTTCTAATTATTCCGTAAACGCGCTTGACCGGGTCATCCCGTTTCATTTTTCGCGCTACAAGAGCTCCCTCTTCTTCTTGGAAATCCAGCACCTGGCCGGCTTTGATACCAAGCCGCTCTCTTAAAGGTTTCGGGATTGTCACCTGCCCTTTTTCGGAAACTATAGATTTCATACTTAAATCGTATGAATTCTTACCTAAAGAGTCA
The sequence above is drawn from the bacterium genome and encodes:
- a CDS encoding type II toxin-antitoxin system VapC family toxin, with amino-acid sequence MITAVDTNVLLDIFTADIQFGSRSAERLSECMIEGKLIGCEVVLAEIAASFSDIRLAEEALQQLGVEFAAMDQISSLQAGVHWKKYRASGGTRTRIISDFLIGSHASNHADRLLTRDRGFYRKYFSKLIIIDPSSDE
- a CDS encoding AbrB/MazE/SpoVT family DNA-binding domain-containing protein, whose translation is MKSIVSEKGQVTIPKPLRERLGIKAGQVLDFQEEEGALVARKMKRDDPVKRVYGIIRTKRRTDEIINALRGPGEK